A segment of the Dioscorea cayenensis subsp. rotundata cultivar TDr96_F1 unplaced genomic scaffold, TDr96_F1_v2_PseudoChromosome.rev07_lg8_w22 25.fasta BLBR01001223.1, whole genome shotgun sequence genome:
ACCCTACAACTAATAGTATCATAAGCATATACAAAGCCAAGCAAAAACATACCATGTACTGATGTACATATATCCATACACACCCATAAGCACATACTTACACCAAACCTATTAGGTCGCTCAACAACCAATGATAGTACAAATGATATACCGTCATTAAGAAACGGATCATAGCTAAacaattattacaaaaaaaaaggaaacttgATATAAGAAATTTAATGGTTTGTTGTTCTGCATACATACGTGGCAATGATACTGCTAATAGTACTACTTATACCTTACCGTATGTATCCAAGTATGagcaaataattaatattaacattCATCCAAAACTATAACAACACTCAGGCCAATCTTGTTACATATTGTGACAAAACTATAAGCAAACAAATGCAAACCACTGATGGGTTATATCACAATTAATCAATTAGTCATTCAATACTtaggaagaaaaaaagttaatgtttaaatgttaaatgatttaattttattgacttACCCACAGTTTATATGCTACATATTTGAAATTGTATATAGATTGTACTTTTGTACATGACCGACATATTAGTAATTAGGTATCAAAATTGGAGAGagttaattataattagttGAACTTGAATAACATCATCACCTACatataataaagagattgaaATTTTTCTAGTTGTGCCACTGCCCTGAAAGATTAAGTCTGTAAACTCTAATGCAACACAGCTTAGATAAAGTCATAGAATgtacaaataaaacaatgaaaagtcAAGAAGATAAAACTATAAGTTTCAAACTTAATTAAATGTTGCTAACAGAAAACAAACAATAAGGTTGATCATAATTATATTTAGCTAAGATGATCACTTGTTCCTTATTATAAATAGAGGGTTATGGATGAGACAAATGGATCATCTCATCCTGATTAGTGTTAAATATCCTCTTCTTTCATTGATAACTTTGCTGATCTTTATGGCTTCTTCAAAGGCGCTTGTTTCAACTGTTCTCTTAGCAAccattcttcttttctctctggAGGTGAATGCATCCAGGGAGCTAAATGAGCAAACACGTAAACCctaaactctctctctctctctctctctctctctctctctaattagGTTATGCATAAATTAAGGTTTAgcttatgtatttttaaaaaccatttctgaagtacttatatatatttttataaataatacttTTATAAGATAAACAAACTTTAGCCGCCggaatactttaaaaaaaaccaatatatagAATTATTTGTAGAATGTACATTAAGTTAAACACTtcataaagtatatatatatatatatccaaatagagtcttatagtaatttatgaaaaataccaaacttctttatatataacaaaatcattaaaactctttaatttataaatttaatatgtaaaaCATCCTTCTACATTTAAGTGTGCttctttaaatatttcaaagcaaacattatagaaataaaaaacacatcCAAACCagcattaaatatatatatatatatatatatatatatatcatgaaggTATATATTGCTTACTTATAAGCATAACCAAAATATTAATACACTCTCTAGCTCATTTGCATGCACATGTAATATACATTGTGTTTATATATCCAAgcaaacatgcatgcatgcatgcttaaaATTGCTTTACATGAGAACAAATTAATTAAGAGCTCTCATGACTAATGCATGCAAACTTCTTCACCACAGATAATAAGGTCAGCAAAGGACCAGAAACTGAAGAGAAAATGTCAGCTGAAATCGGATTCTCCATTGGTGATACTAATGGCGGTAATACAATTGGAGGCTTTATTCCGAGTAATAGATACCCCGGAACAGGATACTACCCCGGAACAGGATTTTATGGAGGCTTTCCCGGTCGTCAATTTTTCGGCGGTTATCCCGGTTATTTTGGTGGCTATCCCGGAGGATATGGTGGTTATATTGGCAACCcataaaaagattaataataaattatcaaaatcatatatattatctagttttggatatactatatatatatatatgtatgtatgtgtgtttgtgtttgtgtttgtagTAATTAACAATAAGAAGCGTATGAAAAAGGATGCTTGAAAACCCCTGATTAATAAGGTATGAGGTTGAAGTATGTATGTGTGTTTTTTGGTATAGTGTGTGTGTTGTATGAGTTTAAGTGTTTTGGTTTACtactatatattattattactcttGAATAAAATCATTGTGTTGgttgtttttgtgtgtgtttatttGTAGTTTAgtttattatgtttatgttattttagcGCTGGTCTCTAACGTGAAACATGCActgcttaatttattttttattgtagtattattattttaaatttcatgtaTTAGGTCTCATGATTTTTaccaacaaattaaaatgtcTTATTTTgtatatgatataaaattattattaaaatttagaataatGGAATTATATATGATAAAGTTGTGCTTAATTGCCTGATTGATATACAAGTTATacaaagtaattaattaattaattaacttatttaataGCTAAAACTCTTAAacattaaattgattttttttcttttagttttaacttataatcaatttccaaaatttttatttttaaccataTTTTAATCAAGTAACATAGAGATCATGATAATATCAAAAGGTAAAAGGGAAGGAATGTACGTAAGTATGTActcaataatttttcttaatttgataaaagtacaattgtgaacaataaatttcaactaattttaactactcctcctttatttcttctaactaaatattaaaatcaagTTTAAAATACTTGCtaattttagatataattaaCAATATCATAAGGGATAATTAATGATCAACTTTGCCGAAACATGCCAAAATGACCAAAAGGACATTAGCTATAACAATAtcatgattaattttaaaaaaatgacaaaaaaaaaaaaataattaatgaattatttttaaattaatcatgcTCACTCATCATATAAAATGAAAGTTAGCCATAAAGTAATTAATGAGCAAATTGTTGTTGCATGCTTATTGTCGTGTATGTTGCATCTTTTCAAATTGTGAACAAATGATAAAAAGgtgactttttattttaatatgtctTTGTTTTAGACATTTAATTAGATCATTCAgttttatatacaaattatttttatagataaTATAAGATgtgatatttaatttatatatacattttaattataaaatttttcatatataaatgtGTGTTAATTTAtgtgtattacaaaaatgtttttacatttgTGCACATACATTTTTCTCTCAATTGGGATATATTTTTGTTCAATtcaattgttaatattttttatataatgcatttattctgattttgtttcccttaacttttatatttatctgattattggaaattaaaaaatattaattttgtaccACATAACTTATAGGAAATTAAGATGTAAAATCCAAATTTAAAGATTGATGATGTTAACATTGGTCAATTTTAAGAGTATTACAATAATTTCAACGTAATATATGCTCATTAAAATTATAGtctgcatgtatatatatatatatatatatatatatgaatgaatgagaagtggaaacaaagaaaacaacaagTCAACCACAAAGGCTCTCTTGAGCGCAATGCAAGCCGCATAGTTTGAAggatagataaaaaataaataaataaataaataaacaactccGAATACAAtgaatcataataaataaatattatcaaagaaTAGTTAGATTACTAGTCACCTAACCTCTGAAAACTTGTAAAATTAAGTCAATTGAACAACCTCTTCAGTCACACTAATGCAATaacatatcataaaatataataaatagcaTTATTTTTAGCTCAAAACTAATGTACCATTTAATTTAAACCAATACATGTGGTCAATACtttgaaaacatgtatataatattttttttcaatatttttttataattgttgcATTTTGTAACTTCAGCCCtttacatatacacacataaatgATGGCAAAAACAGACTTTGATTCATAAATGTTaagcttcatatatatatatatatatatatacactagaTTTTATTTCAATGtcttttttgtgattttaaagTAATCTAACTAGCTTTCCAAAGCAGTGAAAAGGTTGTCTACACttttgacaaaaattaattttgaagatatataATATCAcaattaatgattaaaaaaattaaaattaatcaatGGTCTCAAATGATAGTACTCGTCAACAGCaaaccaaataattaaacagTCTAAAGGAGATAgcagtcatatatatatattgatataaacacacacaaacacaccaaattttctaaaaaataatttgagaacATGAATGAGAATTGTCTAGTGATCATATGTACTTCAGTGcatgcatataaatataaatgctTTTTATTCTATAATATTAAACAGTAATATTACAATGTTTAATTCTTTCCATCTGCCTTTGAATTGTAAGGGAAGGTTAATTTATAGATCAGTTTACAACACTAAACATGAAGGAaagaattaaaattgaaaattaagaagaaataaagaagagaagTAGCAAGTAACAAGGAAAGAAAGActaaaagttaaaaaagaaatgCCTGGCTGTCCCCATGTACGCCAACAAGCTCTGATTAATTAGTTCTTCAGCATATTAAAACACATATATAATACATCTCTTATGCATTGAATTAATCCTCATCTAACACAGCACAAGGGATGAAAGATAGCACCTCATAAAAGTGTGAATTCTTTGAAGAGAAACCTTGTAACTTCATCTTGTCTGTTTGAGAGACAAacagggagagagagagagagatgatatGAAAGGCAGGAAGAGGAGAGGCTTATGGCACTTAAtatgtacacacacacatatatatatatatactaagaGAGGAAACatgtaattattgtttatgtGTTATTTATTATAAGCTAAACGtgtaagagagaaaaaagggGGAGAAACAATGTGAAAGAGTGGAAAGAAAgcaggttttttttaatagtattaGCTAGATTagtcatatattatattatatatctcTGCATGTTTATATGGTGGATTTATACTTCATATGAATGACTCTCTTGTATAACTAATATAAATttactttatcaaaaaaaaaaaaaaactattataccATTGATGGTGTCAAATTTAGTTCTTTGGTATCATtaacatttatataataaagtatTAATGCTCTTTTTTTAGCTAAAATTTagaccaaaacactcccaaataaaaaaaaaaaagtacggCTTTGAGATAATTCATAcacttttaaattaatattatgagtacaAGATTACAAATTAGAGATCAAACTGAATGGACTGTCAAAAGTTtgaatgaaggagaagaagacagAGAGAGATAATAATAGatatatgatataataattattataatgaagaggtgatatatatattcatagatACAAACCTTAAGAATTGGGGCATGAATGAAGAAGATGACATGAGTTTAAGTGCGAAATAGCAGGCTTTTTTGTTTCCTTCCTTGTGCTTTACTTCTTGTCTACTCCTTTTCCATGCCATAAaacaatttctttctttctttttttccaagGAGAGTTtcaatagttatatataataataatcataattctTAGCTTAAACAAGTCATGGCTGATCATATTCATATTTAACATATATTAAACAAGTTGGATAATAATTTATGATCAATACTAGGATACATTTAAACAAATAGACGTTTTAGAAGTAATTAATCCATAAataagcatgaaaaacaataccCAAGATAAGCATGAAAGAGTAATCTTAGGaaattgttaaaattaaataattaaattcctAACCATGTCAATTTGATAAATGACTTAAGATTAAACTAAAAGTTTCAAATAGTTAGTACAGTACAGTACATCTAACACTGGTACAATAAACCATCTTTCTTTTTACCTTGTTAAGGATACTTACTCCCTGAGAATTTGATTTTACAAATGTTTGGCAAGCAATGTAAAACACAGATAGCAGTAGTAATCAAGATCTAAAGCctcaaaaaagaaatttttatacaaaactCAGGCATAAGCCAGTTTGGCTTTTTCCAGTCCtagatgaaaaaaagaaagatgaacCTGTTGATGGGTTTTTCCAAACTATTATAAAAGCAGCAAATTTGTTCCAATCCCAGGGAATATAATCAATTAGCAAATTGGGTATGATGTTGATAGCCTGATTAATCTCCGAAGCAAGCTGAAGCAATCGCCAATTGGTTTCAGTCTGCAATCCCTGAAGAGTTCTCCAGAACATAAGATCACTGATGAAGACCCTTGGACCACGAAGTTGTTCTTGTTCTATCCAGTTAAACGCCTCTAGAAGAGTCAGGGCATTTGCTTCCGGCATTGAGTTTGCTGTCTTATGATTGATCCCTACACAAATAAGCTCAGCCTGTTAGAACCAATTGAGTAGTCTTTCACATGAGCCACAGCAATTTGAGCAATCCCAGCAAAATTAGGATCTTTGTCCTTAAAAATCTTGTCACACCTGCTTTTCCAAATATACCAACAAACAGCAGCAATAATAGAGGCTTTAAATTTGGAAGAATTATTAGAAGAAAAATCCAACCAAGAGCCAGAAACAAAAGAATCAAAACAGAGCAAAGAGGTGCCAGAAAGATCAGCAGCTTTTTCCCAAGTGATCTGGATTTTGCAGTTTCCTCCTGAAGGCCACAGAAAACACAGTTCTTAATGGGCCCTAAATTAATGGCATGCAAAAATGCATTAGTCTTGATTCTGTTATGACAAAGAAGCCAGATGAAGGTTTTGACTCTTGGAGAAGAAAGAAGCTTCCAAATATTAGTCCACCCAATCCAATTCTCATCATTATAATGTCTGCTATTAAGGAATTTATAGACAGCAGCCGGGATTTTGTCTGTGTTAGCATTAGGAAACCAAACCCAATAATTTACACTAATTGGATCTACTTTCCCTATGCTTAAAACAGGAGAATTGAAAGAAGTACCAAAACAGACATTAAACTTTTGCTCATTCTGATCACTCATGTTGCTCATAAATTTGCATGTAAGCCTCTGAAAGAGCAACCATTTGAGGAAGAGTTTCGGTCACATGGAGATCCTGCATCTCGTACCTGTTCATGTAGAGGTTTTTGGTGTTTAGATGAGAGAGGATAAGACAATACTAGATAAAATGATCATGATAATGACGATAGTGTTTGTACCATAGCTCTTCCGATTTGCACTGAACAAAAGCTCTGTAAACCCCTTCCCCAGGCTTCCCATCATGAACAATATTTGCAATAAGATCATACTTTGACCTCATCTTCATGTTCTCCTTTGGTGGTGGTAATGGAATGTAATCTTTCAATTCAAGGTTCTTCACAGGAAAATTGACTGGAATAGGTAGAAATCACTTGATCAAATTAAATTGCAGAAAGACTGATGGTAATGCATGACATGATTGAATAAATGGTTGCTAGGGAATATACCAAGAGTGGGATTCTTTTCTATGAAGAAGTTATTTTTTGTGAATCTACGCATGTGGAGAATGAGATACTTTGGTAGTCTGGTAACACGGTATTTCATTCTTGCTATGCATGGACGTACAACTTCAGTAACGGACTCCCCATCAAATTTCTTCAATATGTTAAAAAGAGGAACCTGCCAGAGAAACAAAGAGGAATCAAAACACATTTTGGGGAGAACCCAACTAGCCCTAGGTTCGATTGCCATTTCACCACTAACCACAAATCATCAATAATATAGATAGCACACACCAATCTTTTCAATATAAGTATCACTTTCACAATTACTTCACTAAAGGTTGGTCAAAgatgaaacaaatgaaaactATCAACATCTGTCACCGATCATAAACACCTATAGTGCTGTTAGAAATTATCTTGCTGAAGCCATATCTCTCCAGGACAAATAGGTTTGAACAGTGTATGATTTAGTAAAGAAATACATGCATATATGCCAGTGCAAAAGCATCATGTAAATTGCCAACCAAATATGTTTACCATTAATGCATATGGTTCTCCAGAAGAGATCAACTAATTTTGTTCAAACTATATTAGTCCGTTTTGCACATTCAAAAAAGTCTTTAATACTATTGTGAACATTAACAAACCAATTTCTTCACAACAGGCATAAAAGCAACTGAAAATCCGAAAAAAATGCATTCTGTaactcaaagaaaatataatattttatggcAAGATGACCTATGTAATACATTCAGAAAAAGAAAGGTAACATCGGCATAATACAATCATGTGAAATTATATTTTCTCCGTAACAACTTCAAGCAGAAGTTAGAGCACACTCAAGACAAGATTAAGCATTGGATATGTCAAGGCACATAAAAACACAGTTTCAAAGACATTGAATAGACAACAGGTAAGCTGTGTGCAGTGCAAACCTGTGGGATGATATTTTTCTCCATGGCATCTTTAAAAAGAGGGGGTGGAGGCAAgtctagaccaagcattaaaAATGGCACTGTAGATGTTTCCTTTACAACACCATTTGTACCCTCATCATCTGCAGTGACCATTTTGTTCTGCTCctcattgctttctttcttctcaatAAGTGGTTTCTTATGGCTTT
Coding sequences within it:
- the LOC120255881 gene encoding dormancy-associated protein 2-like, whose product is MDHLILISVKYPLLSLITLLIFMASSKALVSTVLLATILLFSLEVNASRELNEQTHNKVSKGPETEEKMSAEIGFSIGDTNGGNTIGGFIPSNRYPGTGYYPGTGFYGGFPGRQFFGGYPGYFGGYPGGYGGYIGNP